In a genomic window of Meleagris gallopavo isolate NT-WF06-2002-E0010 breed Aviagen turkey brand Nicholas breeding stock chromosome 1, Turkey_5.1, whole genome shotgun sequence:
- the THAP5 gene encoding THAP domain-containing protein 5, translating into MKRDAWTPSKHQLLCSDHFTPDSLDVRWGIRYLKHTAVPTIFSSPDDEVKDSSQNSPQEIKREALEETTKNVESKKVPLSLGLCTPKKSSVTAEDPDKKEEICSTVLSKSLQVQKLQLENREDFETDSIILGNSSQQHIHQPEPVLMAAAVQNVEATDVHASVEVPVNCTATVLQFSDPDYLNSSVKLKNTLGSITDYSLENPNSHVVGCSVEVQPTTENAVLVSTVTQTFEQLNGSEESVIAIIVPAENPKEPEIINRSFLPIKQEFLDTEEAETDNSLHMNAYNGIEILQTEHSYCKQDIDREHLWQKISKLHSKITLLEMQEVKTLGRLRSLEALIGQLKQENLLSEEKLKIVENCFTTLEVTMIQ; encoded by the exons ATGAAACGCGATGCGTGGACTCCAAGTAAACACCAGCTTCTGTGCAGTGATCATTTTACCCCTGATTCCCTTGATGTGCGATGGGGTATAAGATACTTGAAACATACAGCTGTACCAACAATTTTCTCTTCCCCGGATGACGAG gtAAAAGACTCTTCTCAAAACAGCCCACAAGAGATAAAGAGAGAAGCCCTGGAAGAAACTACTAAAAATGTTGAGTCTAAGAAGGTACCCTTATCACTTGGACTTTGTACACCAAAGAAAAGTTCTGTAACTGCAGAAGACCcagataaaaaagaagaaatttgctCAACTGTATTGAGTAAATCTTTACAAGTACAGAAACTACAACTTGAAAACAGAGAAGACTTTGAAACAGACAGTATCATTCTTGGTAATTCATCTCAGCAGCATATACATCAACCTGAGCCTGTTTTAATGGCAGCAGCAGTCCAGAATGTGGAAGCTACTGATGTTCATGCTTCTGTAGAAGTTCCAGTAAACTGTACAGCTACAGTCTTGCAATTTTCAGACCCTGACTACTTGAATTCGTctgtgaaactgaaaaatactttggGTTCAATTACTGACTATTCACTTGAAAATCCAAACTCTCATGTTGTAGGCTGTTCTGTTGAAGTGCAACCAAcaactgaaaatgcagttttggtCAGTACAGTCACACAAACTTTTGAACAACTCAATGGAAGTGAGGAATCTGTCATTGCTATCATTGTACCAGCTGAGAATCCGAAAGAGCCTGAAATAATAAACAGATCTTTCTTGCCTATTAAACAAGAATTTCTTGacacagaagaagcagaaacagataATTCTCTGCATATGAATGCATATAATGGAATTGAAATATTACAAACTGAGCACTCATACTGCAAACAAGACATAGACAGAGAGCATCTCTGGCAAAAAATTTCAAAGCTCCACTCTAAGATAACTCTACTTGAAATGCAGGAGGTAAAAACTTTGGGGAGACTCAGGTCCTTGGAAGCTCTTATTGGACAATTAAAGCAAGAAAACctgctttctgaagaaaagctcAAGATTGTAGAAAACTGCTTCACAACACTCGAAGTGACTATGATACAGTAA